CGGAAGGCATTCTAATTAAACCTTGCTATCATCCGGAAGATCTGGCGGCTTTGCCTGTTGCGCATTGGGAGCCGGAGTCATTTCCTTTTGTTCGCGGCTCCAAAACTACTTCTAACCACTGGGACCTTATTCAAACCATAGCGGTAGACCAAGATTTTACGGGCGCTGTGGATAAAGGGGCGTTAGCTTTAAGCCAGGGAGCCACTGGTTTACACTTTGTTCTGAAGCAGGCCAAAACAATTGATCTGGCCTACCTGGGTCAGCGGATAGACCTTACCCGAACTTTCGTTAGTTTTACTTTAAAAGGGCAACCTGCCGCGTTTTTAACGGAGTACCTGCACCAGTTGCAGGCACAAGGTATATCCTCGCAACAAGTAAAAGGCTTTATTAATTATAAACCCGATACTACCCAGGAAAACTATACGAGCAACTATTTTGATGAACTAAGCCATTTGCTGCAGCTTGCCCCTGACAGTCCCAAGTTTCATGTACTAAGTATAAACGGTACCCGTTTTGCCACGGCGGGCGGCACTATTGTTCAGGAAATTGCCTATACCATTGGCGTAGCCGTAACTTATTTAGATGCCTTAACCGAGCGAGGTTTTGCACCCGAAACAGTTGCCCGACATATCCATTTGCAACTAGGGGTGGGCACCAATTATTTTTTTGAAATTGCAAAACTACGGGCTATAAGGTTATTATGGGCTACCATCATAAAAAGCTACGGCCTGGCTCCGGAGATAGCGGCTAATTTACGCCTGCACAGCCAAACTTCGCGGTGGTATCAAACTACTTTTGACCCGCACGTTAATTTATTACGCACCACCACCGAAGCCATGGCCGCAGTGATAGGGGGTTGCGATAGCTTGTGCATTGCCCCTTTTGATAGTACCATCCGGCCAGAAAACCACTTCTCGGAGCGCTTAGCCCGTAATATCTCCTTCATTTTAAAAGAAGAAGCGTACCTGCACCAAAGTATTGATCCGGCGGGTGGGTCATATTACCTCGAATCTTTAACGCAACAATTAGCTGAAGAAGCCTGGCAATTATTTCAGGAAACGGAAAAACAGGGCGGCTTTGCTACCGCGTGGCAAAACCACATTATTCAGGATGCTTTAAATGCGGTGGCGCAGCAAAAATTTAAAAAAATTGCTTCGGGGGAAGAGGTTTTAGTGGGTACTAACAAGTTTATTAATCCCCAGGAAAAGTTTGATTACGACCCCGAAGAGTTAATTCAAAGCAAATACTTTGATACCGCCCGGGCAGCTTATTCTTTAGAAGTAATGCGCTTTGCCGTGGAACTGCATTACCAGAAACGGCGGCAAAAACCCAAGGCCGTAGTAATATCTATCGGCGATTCCATTCAGCGGCATATTAATGCTTCTTTCGCAAAAGAGTTTTTTGGTTGCGCTGGCTTTCAAACCGAAGTGCAGCATTTTGATTCGGTTCCGGAAGCAACCGAAGCTTTACAATCCATGTCAGGCCAGGTAATTGTACTGTCGTCTTCAAACGAAGAATACCAGTCGTTTGCGCAACAGCTTGGCCCCGCGCTGCAAAATCATAAAGATAAAACCGCGCTTATTCTGGCTGCCAACCCGTACCACATGAAAGCTGAGCTAAAAGCGCAAGGTTTCGATGAATTTATTTTTGAGGGCTGCGATACGGCCTCCATTGTTAGCCGCATTCAAGAACGGCTTCAGAAAGAATAACCAGTTTTAGCTTATAAAGGATAACCTGATTTATCGACGAAAGAAGCTGTTTTGGCCATCGCTACTTTATCACCAAGTACTCGTGTTGGTTCGGTAATTTCGATTATTACAGTTTGTTTACTGGGGAGCGTGGCGTAAGAAAAGTTTTTTAAAGAATCTAACAACGCGGCAGAAAAATAAACATACCCGGCAAGCAGTAAAAAGATAAATTTCATAGTTTTTAATTTTCAGGACCATTTTTATTTTAACTTCAACCAGTTTCATCCAAGGCTCATACCAAACCTATTCACTATTTTCTAATCAATAGTTTATCTATTAAAATATTTAAGAAGATTGTCCGGTTTTAGCGCAGCTTGTTCACGAATGGAACACTTTTTAAAAAATGGCCGGTTTTGAACAATTAAGAATCAGCTTATAGGTTTTACCTTTTTTAATTTTTTAAATTTATTGCTTGTTGCAAAAGAAGAAGGGTAGATTTATCTGTTCTGCCAAAACAGTAGTCCGTCAATCCTTTATTTTTAACGCCCGAACCTCGTTTGCTTGGCAGAACACTAACTTTTATAAGTAAAAGCCAGTAAAAACTTTACTTTTTCACTTTAATGAATTACCGACCGTGAAGCCCGATTTTTTAAAAATTTCTTTAGCTAGTTCTGATTATTCGTCTAAAATGGCTCAATCGACAGGCAACACCTGGAAAACGGCCGAACAAATTCCGCTGCAGCATTATTATACTGCCGCCGATATGGCGGAATTAGAACATCTGGGTTTTACGGCGGGCCTTCCCCCCTATTTGCGCGGACCTTATGCCACTATGTATGTGCGCAGCCCCTGGACCATCCGGCAATACGCGGGTTTTTCTACAGCCGAAGAAAGCAATGCTTTTTACCGCCGCAACCTGGCGGGCGGCCAAAAAGGTTTATCTGTAGCTTTTGATTTAGCCACCCACCGCGGCTACGACTCCGATCACCCGCGGGTAGTGGGCGATGTGGGCAAAGCCGGTGTAGCCATTGATTCGGTACTGGACATGAAAACTCTCTTCGACCAGATTCCCCTGGACCAAATGAGCGTTTCCATGACGATGAACGGCGCCGTGTTGCCCATTATGGCTTTTTACATTGTAGCCGCCGAAGAACAAGGCGTAAAACCCGAGCAACTGAGCGGCACCATCCAGAATGATATTTTAAAAGAATTTATGGTTCGGAACACCTACATTTACCCGCCCGAACCCAGTATGCGCATTGTAGCCGATATTTTTGCTTTTACGGCCCAGCGAATGCCTAAATTTAATTCCATCAGCATCAGCGGATACCACATGCACGAAGCCGGCGCTACCGCCGCCCAGGAATTGGCTTACACCTTAGCTGATGGCCTAGAATACGTGCGTACAGGTTTAAACGCTGGCTTAGCTATCGACCAGTTTGCACCCCGTTTATCTTTTTTCTGGGCTATCGGCATGAACCACTTCATGGAAATTGCCAAGCTTCGGGCGGGTCGTTTGTTATGGGCTAAGCTCATGCAGCAGTTTCATCCGAAAAACAAAAAATCACTGATGCTGCGGGCGCACTGCCAAACTTCCGGCTGGAGTTTAACCGAACAAGATCCGTTTAATAATGTGGCCCGCACTACCGTAGAAGCCTTAGCCGCCGCCTTGGGCGGCACCCAAAGTTTACATACCAACGCCCTCGACGAAGCCATTGCCTTACCCACCGATTTTTCGGCCCGTATTGCCCGCAATACCCAGTTATACCTGCAACACGAAACCCATATTACCAAAGTAGTAGATCCGTGGGGCGGTTCTTATTACGTAGAAATGCTCACGCACCAGCTAGTGCACAAAGCCTGGGAACTTATAACCGAAGTAGAAGAACTGGGTGGTATGGCTAAAGCGATAGCCACCGGATTACCTAAAATGCGCATTGAAGAAGCGGCTGCCCGACGTCAGGCCCGGATTGATTCGGGCAAAGATGTAATTGTGGGCGTTAATAAATACCGTCCTGAAAAAGATGAACACCCCCTCGAAGTCCGGGATATTGATAATACTGCCGTACGGGAAGCCCAGCTCAAACGTTTGGCACAACTTAAAGCCAAACGTGATAACACCTTAGTAGAAGCTGCTTTACAGGCATTAACCAAGGCAGCACAAAACAACACCGGAAATTTATTGGAACTAGCTGTGGAAGCTGCCCGTAAACGAGCTACCTTAGGCGAAATATCCAACGCTTTAGAACAAATATACAGACGACACAAAGCAGTGATCAGAGCTATTTCAGGGATTTACGCTACCGAACTTTCGGATGACGAAAATTTTAAAAAAGCCAAAGAACTGGCCGACCACTTTGCCCAATTAGATGGTCGCCGGCCCCGCATTATGGTGGCCAAAATGGGTCAGGATGGGCACGACCGGGGCTCTAAAGTAATTGCCACTTCCTTCGCCGATTTAGGTTTTGATGTAGATATTGCACCGCTTTTTCAAACACCCCAGGAAGTAGCCCGGCAAGCCGCCGAAAACGACGTGCATGTGGTTGGTGTGAGCAGTTTAGCTGCCGGCCATAAAACCTTAATCCCGCAATTAATCTCGGAACTTAAAGCCTTAGGCCGGGAGGATATCTTGGTAATTGCCGGCGGCGTTATTCCGGTTCAGGATTATCAGTTTTTAACGGATGCCGGAGTAGTAGGAATTTTTGGGCCGGGCACGGTTATCAGCGTTGCTGCTCAGCAAATTTTAGAAAAGTTAATACACGAACTAAATGCCGGATAATATTAATTTAGATTTAAACGAACTGTTTGTACATATACCGGAGGCCTTAGTTGCCATTGCCCCGGATTACACGGTTTTAGCTGCCACTAATAACTACTTAAGCCTGGTATTGCGTAGCCGGGAGGCGCTAATCGGTAAAAATTTGCTCGAAGCTTTTCCGGACAGCCCCAATAATGCCGACTCTAAAAACAGATCGTTGTTGCGGCAATCCATTGATAAAACCTTTCAGGAAAAAAAAGTTATTTATTTTGATGTACTCCGCTACGATATAGCCCGGCCTCAAGCCGAAGGTGGCGGCTTTGAAACCCGGTATTGGGAAGCGTCGCATACGCCCGTACTAAATCAAGATGGCGAAGTAAAATACATTATCCGGCGCACCACCAACGTTACCGAACGCGAACTGGCCAAGCTGGCGCACCAGGAAACCGAAAATAAATTTAAATTTATGACCGATACGGTGCCGCAGCTCATTCATACCGCGGACACGCACGGCAACGTAACCTACGTGAACCAGCGCTGGCTCGATTATACCGGGTTATCCGAAGCCGATTTACTGGGCAGCGGCTGGAGAAACACGTTTCACCCGGATGATTTAATTGCCGTGGAAAAAAAGATGCACGGTGCTTTGCCTGCCAACCAGGAATTTCAGTCTGAGGTTCGCATCCGGAACAAAGCGGGCTATTACCGGTGGCACGTGGTCAAAAGCTTACCTCTCGTTAATTTGCAAGGCAATGTGCACATGCGGGTAGGCAGCAACACCGACATTCACGATACCAAATTGATGGTGCAGGAATTACTGGCCAGCAACGAACAAATGGCTGCCTTATCCGACCAGGTACAATTGGCCTTTCAGAAAGCCGAAACCGAAAGAACTACTTTAGAACGGCTGATTATGCAAGCACCGGCCTTTTTCTGCATTTTAAAAAGTCCGGCGCACCGCTACGAAATGGTTAACCCGCAATACCAGAAATTATTTCCTAACCGCGACTTGCTGCACAAAACTGTGGCCGAAGCGCTCCCCGAAGTGGTAGAACAAGGCTTTCTTCAGATTCTGGATAAGGTTTACCAAACCGGCCAGGATTACGTGGCACAAAAAGTTCCTATAAAAATAGGTCGCAATAATGCCCACGAGTTGGAACAAATTTACATCAACTTTACTTATCAGGCTATCTACAACGAAAATGAAGAAATAACCGGTATTTTGGTGTTTGGTTACGAAGTAACTCAGGAAGTGCTGTTCCGGCAAAAACTACAAGAACTAGGTTACCCGCTTAACGAAATTAACTTGTCCCATAATGCTTAACGCCTCCGCATGAATTTAGCTGAAATCGATTTTCAACAGCTACGCATTAAGCATATCCTCTACAAATCCAAGATCCGGTCGGTGCTTTATGTTAATAACGGCGAGTACGATGCATCGTTGTTTTCATCAAACAGCCCGATAAATACCTGGTTTAACGAAATTGGCTTAAAAAAATACCGGCATGAACCGGGGCTGCTTCCGCTATTAACGTTGCAACAAGACATGGATGCCACCGCCCGGCAATTATTTAACCTGTATAAAGCCGGCAAAATTGATTTGGCCCAACAAGGACTAAGCACCATCGAAGAAAAATCGGAGAAGTTTATTGCATTGGTTTCGCAGCTAGAAAAAACTCTGAAAGATTAGATAATTCTATTTTAAAAATTTTCCTAAGTAGCGAATCCACATTTCACCGTTAGCAAATATTTAAAGGAAATTTCCGTCAACAATCCGAAAGTTTCCGTATATTTACTTAAACTTTGATTTAACTTGATTATGTATGCTCCTTTAGAAGTAGCGGCCGATTTATTTGTGGTGCAGGATGAATTAGCCCTAGTAAGCAAAGCGCAGGAAGGGATTGAGGCTTTGTATTTTGAAAATCTACTGAAACACGCTGGGTTCCGAAAAAATGAGTTAGCTAATCTGGTTGGAATAGACTCGAAAACAGTAGATAATTACCGGAAATCGCAGAAAAAATTTACCCGCGACGCAGCCGAAAAATTGTTAAAGCTGCATCGTTTATTTGCTCTAGGTGATGATTTATTTGGTTCTACTGCCGAGTTTATGGATTGGCTGGCTATTCCTTCGCCGGGTTTAAATAACCAAAGTCCGTTGTCGCTTTTACATTCCGTTTCGGGGATAACGGAAGTAGAAAAGCAATTACTCCGGTTGGCGCACGGCTACGCGGCTTAAGCAGTAGCCAATGGAAGTTTACCGCATTGTTTTCGAAAAGTTTGCTGATAAGTTGTACGCGCCTGGTTTTTCGGGCCGTTGGAACTACGAAGGTGAATTTGTAATATACGCTGCCTCCAGCCGCTCTTTAGCTTCCATGGAAAACATGGTACATAAAATGGGCCAAGGCGTGCTTGGTACGCGGTTTACGGTTATGGTATTGGATATTCCGGATACCATACCGGTTCAAACTATCACGCCGGAAACATTGCCCAATAGCTGGAAACTGGCCAGCAGCTACGCCGAAACGCAACCCTTGGGCTCGGAGTGGTACCGGGCAGGCGAAACTTTGCTGTTAAAAGTACCTTCGGCTGTAGTACCCACCGAATACAACTTCGTAATTAATGCACGCCACCCAGACTTTACTCAAATACAAATTAAAAGCCGGGAACCCTTCACGTACGATTACCGCTTTGTAACCATGGATAAAGAACTGGTGCACAGACAGAAGAGAAGCTGATTAATCTTAGCCAGATAAAATTACAAAGCAGTTTTTCAATTAATTTTAATTACAAAGTATACCCCGCCTTATACGCGTTATTTGCTTATTACAAATTTGAGTTATTAAATAAACTACCGGCTTGCTTTTAGTTAGAACAAGTAATTGCCGAATGGGTAGGTAGCAATCCAACAGCGATTAAGTTTATAACTTAAATTCCTTCTGAGATAGCCGGATAAGTTCTGGCAGATAAGTTCTTTGTTCGGGAATCGTAAATAAAATTTCGGGAAGGCACCTGCTCAAACTCCATCAGAAAGGAGATATCTACCTTATTCGAAAAAATCTTATTCAGGGGAATAATGTATATTTGTTTGGGTGAGGCGGGTTCTCCGCCAATACCCAGCGTAATAAACACCGGCAAACCGGTTTTTTTTTCAAAAATTTTATAATTTTCAATTTGCTGATGGGTGGCAATTTCAATTTCGTTGTCTTGAAATTGTTTTCGCCATTTACACTCTACCGCAAAGCTATCCAGAATACCCTCTTGCGTATACTGGTAAATTAAATCGGGTTGCCGCACAGTTTCGGTGGAAATGCTTTCCAGGTAGTTACGCTCGTCCCAAACCTTTAATTTAAATTGCTTTTTATCAAACTTCCGGATAACGTATTTTTCAAAATCATAGCCTTTCTTTTTTGAATCGTTAGCTAACCGGTTCATTTTTCTTTTTTTAGGAAATGTTGCTTTTGCCTCAGCTTCGGAAGCAGTTGTTAGATTATCCTTCTGTTTGGTTAGTTTGTCCGCTATTAAAGAATAGTCCAGGATACTTTTATTAGCATCCGGTAGGTTTTGGGCTACTACTTTAATTTCTTGTTTTGCCGGGCTATTATTCTCCGGATGATTTGTTGCAAAGTCATTTTTCAATAAGATAATTGCACCAGAAACTGTCGCAATTATTCCTACGAATATAAAATTTATACCCGTTATACCTTTCATTTTACTTAATTGTGTACGCGATAATGCTACAAAGCTAATAACAAATATTAAATATATAAAAATAAATATATTTAATATTTAAATTACACAGTAAATTGTTGTTTTGGGTTAGTTCAGGTAAGATAGAATTGTCACGTTTAATCCGCAATAATCATAAGCTACAAGCACTAAATCAAACAGTTAACATAGCTCACACATTAAAATTTTTAAAAATTTTTTATTTTGGCAGAAGCAAAAATTTGTTTACTCCGTTCAACCGTTTTAAGCGTCTGTTATTTACCGGAACCCGTTAGTATTTTTTGTAAAAAAGTAAACTTCAAAACAATTTTTCTTATACTTAAAGTTATTAAGGCAGCTCGCTGGCAAACCACTTTTTCACTAGTTAAAAAAACGTAAAAAGCATGGGATTACTGGACGGTTTAATGGGAAATGCCAGCGAAATAGCGCTGGAGAAAGTACAGGCCGAGTTTGCGCCATTGCTAGTAGAAGACGAAACCCTGCATAAAGCTTTCAGCATTTTGCGCGACTTACTGGTTTTTACTAATAAACGCTTATTTGTGGTAGATAAGCAAGGCTTAACGGGCTCCAAAATAGAATACCTGTCTATTCCGTATAAATCGATTACCCGCTTTTCGAAAGAAAGCGGCGGTATGCTGGATTTAGATGCCGAACTTAAAATTTGGGTTACCGGCCAGGCCGAACCCATTATTAAAGAATTCCGGAAAGACCACAACATTAACCAGGTATACCAACTCTTAAGCGCGCAAATTTTAAAATAACGCCGTACTTCCGCTGGTTTAAACTTCAACCATTATGCCCGATTTTAACTGCCGCGTTGCTTCTGCCTCCGATGTACCCGCTATCGTTCATTTAGCTAACCAGTATACTTACCAGCATTTATCGGAACAAGACCGCCAAGCCGGCTTTTTAACCGGTGTCTTTTCGGAAGAACAAGTACGCCGTATGATCCAGTCAGCGCCCAGCATTGTAGCTTACAATCAAACCGAATTAGCTGGTTTTATCATTAATACCAAGCTGCCGCCGCCTGAGTATCCGCCCTTGGTGCAGGAAATTATAAAAGCCCTGCCTCAGTTAAAATTTAAAAATTTGCCAGTTACACAATACACTTATTTCTTTTACGGACCCGCGTTGGTAGCAACCCCATACCGACAACAAGGTTTACTCCAGCGTATGTTT
The sequence above is a segment of the Adhaeribacter swui genome. Coding sequences within it:
- a CDS encoding methylmalonyl-CoA mutase family protein, translated to MPELPQSSAFFPEFKSATAADWAEKVRQDLKGENPDHLQWNTPEGILIKPCYHPEDLAALPVAHWEPESFPFVRGSKTTSNHWDLIQTIAVDQDFTGAVDKGALALSQGATGLHFVLKQAKTIDLAYLGQRIDLTRTFVSFTLKGQPAAFLTEYLHQLQAQGISSQQVKGFINYKPDTTQENYTSNYFDELSHLLQLAPDSPKFHVLSINGTRFATAGGTIVQEIAYTIGVAVTYLDALTERGFAPETVARHIHLQLGVGTNYFFEIAKLRAIRLLWATIIKSYGLAPEIAANLRLHSQTSRWYQTTFDPHVNLLRTTTEAMAAVIGGCDSLCIAPFDSTIRPENHFSERLARNISFILKEEAYLHQSIDPAGGSYYLESLTQQLAEEAWQLFQETEKQGGFATAWQNHIIQDALNAVAQQKFKKIASGEEVLVGTNKFINPQEKFDYDPEELIQSKYFDTARAAYSLEVMRFAVELHYQKRRQKPKAVVISIGDSIQRHINASFAKEFFGCAGFQTEVQHFDSVPEATEALQSMSGQVIVLSSSNEEYQSFAQQLGPALQNHKDKTALILAANPYHMKAELKAQGFDEFIFEGCDTASIVSRIQERLQKE
- a CDS encoding PAS domain-containing protein, whose protein sequence is MPDNINLDLNELFVHIPEALVAIAPDYTVLAATNNYLSLVLRSREALIGKNLLEAFPDSPNNADSKNRSLLRQSIDKTFQEKKVIYFDVLRYDIARPQAEGGGFETRYWEASHTPVLNQDGEVKYIIRRTTNVTERELAKLAHQETENKFKFMTDTVPQLIHTADTHGNVTYVNQRWLDYTGLSEADLLGSGWRNTFHPDDLIAVEKKMHGALPANQEFQSEVRIRNKAGYYRWHVVKSLPLVNLQGNVHMRVGSNTDIHDTKLMVQELLASNEQMAALSDQVQLAFQKAETERTTLERLIMQAPAFFCILKSPAHRYEMVNPQYQKLFPNRDLLHKTVAEALPEVVEQGFLQILDKVYQTGQDYVAQKVPIKIGRNNAHELEQIYINFTYQAIYNENEEITGILVFGYEVTQEVLFRQKLQELGYPLNEINLSHNA
- the parS gene encoding type II RES/Xre toxin-antitoxin system antitoxin, giving the protein MYAPLEVAADLFVVQDELALVSKAQEGIEALYFENLLKHAGFRKNELANLVGIDSKTVDNYRKSQKKFTRDAAEKLLKLHRLFALGDDLFGSTAEFMDWLAIPSPGLNNQSPLSLLHSVSGITEVEKQLLRLAHGYAA
- the scpA gene encoding methylmalonyl-CoA mutase; this encodes MKPDFLKISLASSDYSSKMAQSTGNTWKTAEQIPLQHYYTAADMAELEHLGFTAGLPPYLRGPYATMYVRSPWTIRQYAGFSTAEESNAFYRRNLAGGQKGLSVAFDLATHRGYDSDHPRVVGDVGKAGVAIDSVLDMKTLFDQIPLDQMSVSMTMNGAVLPIMAFYIVAAEEQGVKPEQLSGTIQNDILKEFMVRNTYIYPPEPSMRIVADIFAFTAQRMPKFNSISISGYHMHEAGATAAQELAYTLADGLEYVRTGLNAGLAIDQFAPRLSFFWAIGMNHFMEIAKLRAGRLLWAKLMQQFHPKNKKSLMLRAHCQTSGWSLTEQDPFNNVARTTVEALAAALGGTQSLHTNALDEAIALPTDFSARIARNTQLYLQHETHITKVVDPWGGSYYVEMLTHQLVHKAWELITEVEELGGMAKAIATGLPKMRIEEAAARRQARIDSGKDVIVGVNKYRPEKDEHPLEVRDIDNTAVREAQLKRLAQLKAKRDNTLVEAALQALTKAAQNNTGNLLELAVEAARKRATLGEISNALEQIYRRHKAVIRAISGIYATELSDDENFKKAKELADHFAQLDGRRPRIMVAKMGQDGHDRGSKVIATSFADLGFDVDIAPLFQTPQEVARQAAENDVHVVGVSSLAAGHKTLIPQLISELKALGREDILVIAGGVIPVQDYQFLTDAGVVGIFGPGTVISVAAQQILEKLIHELNAG
- a CDS encoding histidine kinase encodes the protein MNLAEIDFQQLRIKHILYKSKIRSVLYVNNGEYDASLFSSNSPINTWFNEIGLKKYRHEPGLLPLLTLQQDMDATARQLFNLYKAGKIDLAQQGLSTIEEKSEKFIALVSQLEKTLKD
- a CDS encoding RES family NAD+ phosphorylase, which gives rise to MEVYRIVFEKFADKLYAPGFSGRWNYEGEFVIYAASSRSLASMENMVHKMGQGVLGTRFTVMVLDIPDTIPVQTITPETLPNSWKLASSYAETQPLGSEWYRAGETLLLKVPSAVVPTEYNFVINARHPDFTQIQIKSREPFTYDYRFVTMDKELVHRQKRS
- a CDS encoding PH domain-containing protein; the encoded protein is MGLLDGLMGNASEIALEKVQAEFAPLLVEDETLHKAFSILRDLLVFTNKRLFVVDKQGLTGSKIEYLSIPYKSITRFSKESGGMLDLDAELKIWVTGQAEPIIKEFRKDHNINQVYQLLSAQILK